A genomic segment from Actinoplanes sichuanensis encodes:
- a CDS encoding carbohydrate ABC transporter permease has product MNIKKGSVAAHVVMGLMAIYFLLPFWWLLVAATKNNEGLFQSASLWFSDFHLIDNLKVLFEQDNGVYLTWLRNSAFYAVVSGIGSTVISALAGYAFAKLRFPGRNALFALLLGLIMVPATALVLPTYLLMSQADLVDTVWAVILPSLLNPFGVYLLRVYVADSVPEEMLEAARIDGAGEVRVFTSVALPAMKPALVTVLLFSMVASWNNFFLPLVMLSDDQLYPLTVGLRAWYMSAIMGNSGGATFNVIVTGALMAIVPLIVAFLMLQRYWRGGLTIGAVK; this is encoded by the coding sequence ATGAACATCAAGAAAGGCAGCGTCGCCGCTCACGTCGTCATGGGCCTGATGGCGATCTACTTCCTGTTGCCGTTCTGGTGGCTGCTGGTGGCGGCGACCAAGAACAACGAGGGGCTCTTCCAGTCGGCCTCGCTCTGGTTCTCCGACTTCCACCTGATCGACAACCTGAAGGTGCTGTTCGAACAGGACAACGGGGTGTACCTCACCTGGCTGCGCAACTCGGCGTTCTACGCGGTGGTCAGTGGCATCGGATCGACGGTCATCTCGGCGCTGGCCGGGTACGCCTTCGCGAAGCTGCGCTTCCCGGGCCGCAACGCCCTGTTCGCGCTGCTCCTCGGGCTGATCATGGTGCCGGCGACCGCGTTGGTGCTGCCCACCTACCTGCTGATGTCGCAGGCGGACCTGGTCGACACCGTCTGGGCGGTGATCCTGCCGTCACTGCTCAACCCGTTCGGCGTCTATCTGCTGCGGGTCTACGTGGCCGACTCGGTCCCGGAGGAGATGCTCGAGGCGGCCCGGATCGACGGCGCCGGCGAGGTACGGGTGTTCACCAGTGTCGCCCTGCCCGCCATGAAGCCGGCCCTGGTCACCGTCCTGCTGTTCAGCATGGTCGCGTCCTGGAACAACTTCTTCCTGCCCCTGGTGATGCTGAGCGACGACCAGCTCTACCCGCTGACGGTCGGACTGCGGGCCTGGTACATGTCCGCGATCATGGGCAACAGCGGAGGCGCCACGTTCAACGTGATCGTGACCGGCGCCCTGATGGCGATCGTCCCCCTGATCGTGGCCTTCCTGATGCTGCAGAGGTACTGGCGCGGTGGCCTGACCATCGGCGCCGTCAAGTAA
- a CDS encoding MFS transporter small subunit: MRLVLSWGLVVVLLGYGVVQTLITAAKLFQ; encoded by the coding sequence ATGAGGCTCGTGCTGTCCTGGGGGCTCGTCGTCGTACTGCTCGGTTACGGAGTCGTCCAGACTCTGATCACGGCGGCGAAACTCTTCCAGTAG
- a CDS encoding LacI family DNA-binding transcriptional regulator: protein MRREVTLRDVAELAGVSSRTVSNVVNGYANVTEHTRERVQRAVEQLGYRPNVLARNLAQGRSGQIALVVPYLDTPYFSELLQSVIRAARVRGYNVLIDQTDGDPEHERAFIAHGSRRLLFDGVIFSPLGLDQQALADRDPTLPLVILGERSSDGGFDHIGIDDVAASREATEHLLDLGRQRVAAIGDQPYATGEAAQRRTQGFREAHAARGRTPREDLIISTPRFNRPDGARAMAHLLDLPEPPDAVFCYSDLVALGAIRTIVSRGLRVPEDVAVVGYDDIEDGRFSNPTVTTVSPDKEMIATTAVERLLLRISSATPPEGLEVRAPHRLIVRESTTGRVSPP from the coding sequence ATGCGTCGAGAAGTCACTCTGCGTGACGTCGCGGAGTTGGCCGGCGTCTCCAGCCGAACCGTCTCCAACGTGGTGAACGGATACGCCAACGTCACGGAGCACACGAGAGAGCGCGTTCAGCGCGCGGTGGAACAACTCGGATACCGCCCGAACGTCCTCGCCCGGAACCTCGCACAGGGCCGGTCCGGGCAGATCGCGCTCGTCGTGCCGTACCTGGACACCCCGTACTTCTCCGAGTTGTTGCAGAGCGTGATCCGTGCGGCGCGGGTCCGCGGCTATAACGTTTTGATCGACCAGACCGACGGCGACCCCGAGCACGAGCGCGCGTTCATCGCCCACGGCTCGCGTCGCCTGCTCTTCGACGGTGTCATCTTCAGCCCGCTCGGCCTCGACCAGCAGGCCCTGGCCGACCGCGACCCGACCCTGCCGCTGGTGATCCTCGGCGAGCGGTCGAGTGACGGCGGATTCGACCACATCGGGATAGACGATGTGGCCGCCTCCCGCGAGGCCACCGAGCACCTGCTCGACCTGGGCCGGCAGCGGGTCGCCGCGATCGGTGACCAGCCCTACGCCACGGGTGAGGCGGCGCAACGTCGTACCCAGGGTTTCCGGGAGGCGCACGCGGCTCGCGGCCGCACCCCGCGCGAGGACCTGATCATCAGCACTCCCCGGTTCAACCGGCCGGACGGCGCCCGGGCGATGGCCCATCTGCTGGATCTTCCGGAGCCACCGGACGCCGTCTTCTGTTACTCCGACCTGGTCGCGCTGGGCGCCATCCGGACCATCGTCTCGCGCGGGCTGCGCGTCCCCGAGGACGTCGCGGTCGTCGGTTACGACGACATCGAGGACGGCCGGTTCTCCAACCCCACGGTCACCACCGTCTCCCCCGACAAGGAGATGATCGCGACCACCGCGGTGGAGAGGTTGCTGCTGCGCATCAGCAGTGCGACTCCTCCGGAGGGTCTGGAGGTACGGGCACCGCACCGCCTGATCGTCCGGGAGAGCACTACTGGAAGAGTTTCGCCGCCGTGA
- a CDS encoding ABC transporter substrate-binding protein gives MAAVAATALALTGCSSGGDDKPAEKPTGTVTVKVWAWYPEFKAVVDQFNATHTDVKIEWTNAGTGQDQYTKLQTALKAGKGAPDVVMLELQEIPTFALTKHLVDLGKYGANDVKGDYAGWAWSQVSSGDQVYAIPVDAGPMAMMYRDDIFKKYNLTVPTTWDEYKAQAEKLKAASGGKSFMTDFGANDGGFMTGLFWQAGAKPYAYDIANPSSIGVNVNSAEAKKVFEYWEGMVNNGLADTTAFHTTDFYNGLGSEKYATYLAAGWGPGYIQANAGGAAGKWKVAPLPQWTAGANAQGDWGGSSFAVTDQAQYPDIAAKVAIEIFGAKNTEAWKIGIDKAFLFPTVTPVLESDAFTGKTYDFFGGQKVNEVFVPAYSAIGELDWSPFNSYNFNQLTTNLGQAIEKKTSWTAALDTAQENIKTYATQQGFKVQ, from the coding sequence GTGGCGGCGGTCGCGGCCACGGCCCTCGCGCTGACCGGTTGCAGCAGCGGCGGCGACGACAAGCCGGCCGAGAAGCCCACCGGCACGGTCACCGTCAAGGTGTGGGCGTGGTACCCGGAGTTCAAGGCCGTGGTCGACCAGTTCAACGCGACCCACACCGACGTCAAGATCGAGTGGACGAACGCGGGCACCGGCCAGGACCAGTACACCAAGCTGCAGACCGCGCTGAAGGCCGGCAAGGGCGCGCCCGACGTGGTGATGCTGGAGCTGCAGGAGATTCCGACCTTCGCGCTCACCAAGCACCTGGTCGACCTGGGCAAGTACGGTGCGAACGACGTCAAGGGCGACTACGCCGGCTGGGCCTGGAGCCAGGTCAGCTCCGGTGACCAGGTCTACGCGATCCCGGTCGACGCCGGCCCGATGGCGATGATGTACCGCGACGACATCTTCAAGAAGTACAACCTGACCGTCCCGACCACCTGGGACGAGTACAAGGCGCAGGCCGAGAAGCTGAAGGCCGCCTCCGGTGGCAAGAGCTTCATGACCGACTTCGGCGCCAACGACGGTGGCTTCATGACCGGTCTGTTCTGGCAGGCCGGCGCCAAGCCGTACGCCTACGACATCGCGAACCCGAGCAGCATCGGCGTGAACGTCAACAGCGCCGAGGCCAAGAAGGTCTTCGAGTACTGGGAGGGCATGGTCAACAACGGCCTGGCCGACACCACCGCCTTCCACACCACCGACTTCTACAACGGCCTCGGCTCGGAGAAGTACGCCACCTACCTCGCGGCCGGCTGGGGCCCCGGTTACATCCAGGCCAACGCCGGTGGTGCGGCCGGCAAGTGGAAGGTCGCGCCGCTGCCGCAGTGGACCGCCGGCGCCAACGCCCAGGGCGACTGGGGTGGCTCCTCGTTCGCGGTGACCGACCAGGCCCAGTACCCGGACATCGCGGCCAAGGTCGCCATCGAGATCTTCGGCGCCAAGAACACCGAGGCCTGGAAGATCGGCATCGACAAGGCGTTCCTCTTCCCGACCGTCACCCCGGTGCTGGAGTCGGACGCCTTCACCGGCAAGACCTACGACTTCTTCGGTGGCCAGAAGGTCAACGAGGTCTTCGTGCCGGCCTACAGCGCGATCGGTGAGCTCGACTGGAGCCCGTTCAACAGCTACAACTTCAACCAGCTGACCACGAACCTGGGCCAGGCGATCGAGAAGAAGACGTCCTGGACGGCGGCGCTGGACACCGCGCAGGAGAACATCAAGACCTACGCCACCCAGCAGGGCTTCAAGGTTCAGTAA
- the arfA gene encoding arabinosylfuranosidase ArfA, translating to MLRARVALNPAAVVAPVSRRTFGSFVEHMGRCVYTGIYEPGHPLADEDGFRTDVLALARELGVTMVRYPGGNFVSGYRWEDGVGPREQRPRRRDLAWRSIETNEVGIDEFAKWAEKADVEIMYAVNLGTRGVQEALDVHEYVNHPEGTALSEQRRANGAEKPYGIKVWCLGNELDGPWQTGHKTPEEYGLLAASTARALRSAEPDLELVACGSSSSSMPTFGTWESTVLEHAYDVVDYVSCHAYYEEHDGDLGSFLASAVDMDFFVNSIVATADAVGARLKSTKKINLSFDEWNVWYLSRFQNAPLPEEWKVAPPVIEDRYNVADAVVVGNLLISLLRHSDRVTAACQAQLVNVIAPIMTEPGGPAWRQTIFHPFAKTAALAKGDVLRLHIDAPSYDTAKYGAAPLVDAVATHDPATGDVTVFAVNRDVANPVEFAVDLSAFGAGLSVAESWTLTDDDVYAYNSKEAPERVALRPLTEAVTLSDATATITLPRVSWSAIRFTR from the coding sequence ATGCTCCGTGCGCGTGTCGCATTGAATCCGGCTGCCGTCGTGGCGCCCGTCAGCCGCCGCACCTTCGGCTCGTTCGTCGAGCACATGGGTCGCTGCGTCTACACCGGCATCTATGAGCCGGGCCACCCCCTCGCCGACGAGGACGGGTTCCGTACCGACGTGCTGGCGCTCGCCCGCGAGCTGGGCGTCACCATGGTCCGCTACCCCGGTGGCAACTTCGTCTCCGGCTACCGCTGGGAGGACGGCGTCGGCCCGCGCGAGCAGCGTCCCCGTCGGCGTGACCTGGCCTGGCGCAGCATCGAGACCAACGAGGTCGGCATCGACGAGTTCGCCAAGTGGGCGGAGAAGGCCGACGTCGAGATCATGTACGCGGTCAACCTCGGCACCCGCGGCGTGCAGGAGGCGCTCGACGTCCACGAATACGTCAACCACCCGGAGGGCACCGCGCTCTCCGAGCAGCGGCGCGCCAACGGCGCGGAGAAGCCTTACGGCATCAAGGTCTGGTGCCTCGGCAACGAACTCGACGGCCCCTGGCAGACCGGACACAAGACCCCCGAGGAGTACGGGCTACTGGCGGCCAGCACGGCGCGGGCGCTCCGGTCGGCCGAACCCGACCTGGAACTGGTCGCCTGCGGCAGTTCGTCCTCCTCGATGCCGACCTTCGGCACCTGGGAGTCGACGGTGCTGGAGCACGCGTACGACGTGGTCGACTACGTGTCCTGCCACGCCTACTACGAGGAGCACGACGGCGACCTGGGCTCGTTCCTGGCCTCCGCGGTCGACATGGACTTCTTCGTCAACAGCATCGTGGCCACGGCGGACGCGGTCGGCGCCCGGCTGAAGAGCACCAAGAAGATCAACCTGTCGTTCGACGAGTGGAACGTCTGGTACCTGTCCCGCTTCCAGAACGCCCCGCTGCCCGAGGAGTGGAAGGTCGCCCCGCCGGTCATCGAGGACCGCTACAACGTGGCCGACGCGGTCGTCGTGGGCAACCTGCTGATCTCTCTGCTGCGGCACAGTGACCGGGTCACCGCGGCCTGCCAGGCGCAGCTGGTGAACGTGATCGCCCCGATCATGACCGAGCCCGGCGGCCCGGCCTGGCGGCAGACCATCTTCCACCCGTTCGCCAAGACCGCGGCGCTGGCCAAGGGCGACGTCCTGCGCCTGCACATCGACGCCCCGTCCTACGACACGGCCAAGTACGGCGCGGCCCCGCTGGTCGACGCGGTCGCCACGCACGACCCGGCCACCGGCGACGTGACCGTGTTCGCCGTCAACCGCGACGTGGCGAACCCGGTCGAGTTCGCCGTCGACCTCTCCGCCTTCGGCGCCGGCCTCTCGGTGGCCGAATCCTGGACCTTGACCGACGACGACGTCTACGCCTACAACTCCAAGGAAGCCCCGGAGCGGGTGGCCTTGCGCCCGCTCACCGAGGCGGTCACCCTGTCCGACGCCACCGCCACGATCACCCTGCCCCGGGTCTCCTGGAGCGCCATCCGCTTCACCCGCTGA
- a CDS encoding OFA family MFS transporter: MLSALDREHSIAPEGYSRWLIPPAALAVHLCIGQAYATSVYKNSLVQHFDTGQTAIGIVFSIAIVMLGLSAAVGGTWVERSGPRKAMFVSASFWATGFLVGALGIATTQLWLLYLGYGVLGGIGLGIGYISPVSTLIKWFPDRPGLATGLAIMGFGGGAMIAGPASRQLMSFYDEDYDPSVATSVADGDALTALFLTLGIAYFVIMMFGVFNIRVPREGWRPAGWDPATVREKPLVTTADISAANAIRTRSFWLLWIVLFCNVTAGIGILEQASPMIQDFFRDDAGVSTVTVSAAAGFVGLLSLFNMAGRFAWSSTSDLIGRKPIYMVYLGGGMILYTLLAVAGHLATALFVLLAGVILSFYGGGFATVPAYLRDLFGTFQVGAIHGRLLTAWSAAGVAGPLIINGFLDAQGKPGTLTADAYRPALFTMVGVLAVGFVANLLIRPVPEHHHEPVEGKREEVPS, from the coding sequence CTGCTCTCCGCGCTCGATCGTGAGCACTCCATCGCCCCCGAGGGGTACAGTCGCTGGCTCATCCCGCCCGCGGCCCTGGCCGTCCACCTGTGCATCGGCCAGGCCTACGCCACCAGTGTCTACAAGAACTCCCTGGTTCAGCACTTCGACACCGGTCAGACCGCGATCGGGATCGTGTTCAGCATCGCGATCGTCATGCTCGGCCTGTCGGCCGCGGTCGGTGGCACCTGGGTGGAGCGCAGCGGGCCGCGCAAGGCGATGTTCGTGTCCGCCTCGTTCTGGGCCACCGGCTTCCTGGTCGGCGCGCTCGGCATCGCGACGACCCAGCTCTGGTTGCTCTACCTCGGTTACGGCGTGCTCGGCGGGATCGGCCTGGGCATCGGTTACATCTCGCCGGTGTCCACCCTGATCAAGTGGTTCCCGGACCGGCCGGGTCTGGCCACCGGCCTGGCGATCATGGGGTTCGGCGGCGGCGCGATGATCGCCGGCCCGGCCTCCCGGCAGCTGATGTCGTTCTACGACGAGGACTACGACCCGTCGGTGGCCACCTCGGTCGCCGACGGGGACGCGCTGACCGCGCTGTTCCTCACCCTCGGCATCGCCTACTTCGTGATCATGATGTTCGGGGTGTTCAACATCCGGGTGCCGCGGGAGGGCTGGCGGCCGGCCGGGTGGGATCCGGCCACGGTACGGGAGAAGCCGCTGGTCACCACGGCTGACATCTCCGCCGCGAACGCCATCCGGACCCGCTCGTTCTGGCTGCTCTGGATCGTGCTGTTCTGCAACGTGACGGCCGGCATCGGCATCCTGGAGCAGGCCAGCCCGATGATCCAGGACTTCTTCCGGGACGACGCCGGCGTCTCGACCGTCACGGTCTCGGCCGCGGCCGGGTTCGTCGGGCTGCTGTCGCTGTTCAACATGGCCGGCCGATTCGCCTGGTCGTCGACCTCGGACCTGATCGGCCGCAAACCGATCTACATGGTCTACCTGGGCGGCGGCATGATCCTCTACACCCTGCTGGCGGTCGCCGGTCACCTCGCGACCGCACTGTTCGTGCTGCTGGCCGGCGTCATCCTGTCGTTCTACGGCGGCGGGTTCGCGACCGTGCCGGCCTACCTGCGGGACCTGTTCGGGACCTTCCAGGTGGGCGCGATCCACGGCCGACTGCTGACCGCGTGGTCGGCCGCCGGGGTGGCCGGTCCGCTGATCATCAACGGGTTCCTGGACGCGCAGGGCAAACCGGGGACGCTGACCGCGGACGCCTACCGGCCGGCGCTGTTCACCATGGTCGGCGTGTTGGCCGTCGGCTTCGTCGCGAACCTGCTGATCCGCCCGGTGCCCGAGCACCACCACGAACCGGTCGAGGGGAAGAGGGAGGAGGTCCCGTCATGA
- a CDS encoding carbohydrate ABC transporter permease, with protein sequence MTEVKTSPAAAPAAAGPSAGTGTRRAARVKEAATGWLFVLPFAVLLIAFLLLPMAYAFKISLYRSTLIEGEVFAWFDNYKQAIDDPLVREGVVRVLIFGLLQTPVMIGLALVAALLIDAATSRFSRFFRLAAFVPYAVPVVIGTLMWGFLYSDSVGPFAWTGIDFTSTGTVLASLGNIVTWQWAGYNMIVLYAALQGLPRETYESARIDGASEVQIALRIKTPMISSALVLATLFTIMGTLQFFTEPLILQPLNPGAITTHYTPNIYAYQQAFSFQQYNYSAAISFLLGAVVFVGSYIFLFATRKRSALQ encoded by the coding sequence ATGACCGAGGTCAAGACTTCCCCCGCGGCCGCTCCGGCGGCCGCGGGCCCCTCGGCCGGAACCGGCACCCGGCGGGCGGCGCGGGTGAAGGAGGCGGCCACCGGCTGGCTCTTCGTCCTGCCGTTCGCGGTGCTGCTGATCGCGTTCCTGCTGCTGCCGATGGCGTACGCCTTCAAGATCAGTCTGTACCGCTCCACCCTCATCGAGGGGGAGGTCTTCGCCTGGTTCGACAACTACAAGCAGGCGATCGACGATCCGTTGGTCCGCGAGGGCGTGGTCCGGGTTCTGATCTTCGGTCTGCTCCAGACCCCGGTGATGATCGGTCTCGCACTCGTCGCGGCCCTGCTGATCGACGCCGCGACCTCGCGGTTCTCCCGGTTCTTCCGGCTGGCGGCCTTCGTGCCCTACGCCGTACCGGTGGTCATCGGCACGCTGATGTGGGGCTTCCTGTACAGCGACAGCGTCGGCCCCTTCGCCTGGACCGGCATCGACTTCACCTCCACGGGCACGGTGCTGGCGTCGCTGGGCAACATCGTCACCTGGCAGTGGGCCGGCTACAACATGATCGTCCTGTACGCGGCGCTGCAGGGCCTGCCCCGGGAGACCTACGAGTCGGCCCGCATCGACGGTGCGAGCGAGGTGCAGATCGCCCTGCGGATCAAGACCCCGATGATCAGTTCCGCGCTGGTCCTGGCGACCCTCTTCACCATCATGGGCACGCTGCAGTTCTTCACCGAACCGCTGATCCTGCAGCCGCTCAACCCGGGTGCGATCACCACCCACTACACGCCCAACATCTACGCGTACCAGCAGGCGTTCTCGTTCCAGCAGTACAACTACTCGGCCGCGATCTCGTTCCTGCTCGGTGCGGTGGTCTTCGTCGGGTCGTACATCTTCCTCTTCGCCACCCGGAAACGGAGCGCGCTGCAATGA